One window of the Carassius auratus strain Wakin chromosome 20, ASM336829v1, whole genome shotgun sequence genome contains the following:
- the vash2 gene encoding tubulinyl-Tyr carboxypeptidase 2, which produces MTGPSATSSGSTVKTSRHGRSKSTSTYCHTTGPATESTSSTAANNTGRSSGEEDEKDGGVPFFVNRTGFPIDTVTWERMWSHVTKVHPDGQEMVDRIRNATHLPKHPVPSVPNFKPSMSVPDWLHAVQNYMRNLQYNHTGTQFFEIKKTRPLSGLMETAREMIRESLPIKCLEAVILGIYLTNGLTSVERFPISFKTQFSGHHFHHVVLGVYFNGRYGTLGMSRRTDLMDRSLSFRTLSELVFDFEDSYRRYQHTMKKIKIGLYVPHNPHVFQPIEWNYLVINACKQSCEDMRKELEKHGRDMRMKILKSSSAQSPIKERTRGKSLSPRRRSGSSPQRRQHAHRRDKSPAALDRKPAELSTLSDGYQIRI; this is translated from the exons ATGACCGGACCAAGCGCCACCAGCAGCGGCTCAACGGTCAAGACCAGCAGACACGGTCGGTCCAAGAGCACCAGTACCTACTGTCACACTACCGGTCCGGCGACTGAATCCACCTCATCCACTGCCGCGAACAACACCGGCAGGTCTTCCGGTGAGGAAGATGAGAAAGACGGCGGGGTACCGTTTTTCGTGAACAGGACGGGCTTTCCCATAGACACTGTCACCTGGGAGAGAATGTGGTCACACGTCACCAAAGTTCATCCCGATGGACAGGAGATGGTGGATAGAATACGAAATGCAACACACCTCCCTAAA CACCCTGTACCATCGGTTCCAAACTTTAAGCCATCGATGTCTGTGCCTGATTGGCTCCATGCCGTCCAGAACTACATGAGAAACTTGCA ATACAACCATACGGGAACGCAGTTCTTTGAGATTAAAAAAACCAGACCTCTGAGTGG GTTGATGGAGACCGCCAGAGAGATGATACGAGAATCACTTCCCATCAAATGCCTTGAAGCAGTTATCCTTGGAAT CTACCTAACCAACGGTCTGACCTCTGTGGAACGGTTCCCTATCAGCTTTAAGACCCAGTTCTCCGGCCACCACTTCCATCATGTGGTGCTGGGCGTTTACTTTAACGGCCGATATGGCACTCTGGGTATGAGTCGACGTACTGACCTTATGGACAGATCTCTGAGCTTCCGTACGCTCAGCGAGTTGGTGTTCGACTTTGAAGACTCGTACCGCCGCTACCAGCACACCATGAAGAAGATCAAAATCGGCCTGTACGTGCCCCACAATCCGCACGTTTTCCAGCCTATTGAGTGGAATTATCTTGTGATCAACGCTTGCAAGCAGAGCTGTGAGGACATGCGCAAAGAGCTGGAGAAGCATGGCCGTGACATGAGGATGAAG ATCCTCAAGTCATCCAGTGCTCAGTCTCCAATCAAAGAACGAACCCGAGGGAAGTCTTTATCACCACGCCGCCGGTCAGGCAGCAGTCCCCAAAGACGCCAGCATGCCCACAGAAGAGACAAATC
- the LOC113120739 gene encoding spermatogenesis-associated protein 45-like: MSKSKQDQLYEFNMQRETWCRVETTSRFWSLPQRKHFRAHLQNSCDFSALQTARPEQRSSWMDRDDNSRHPERRHFEDSYKSHQVLGTSINLCED, translated from the exons ATGTCAAAATCTAAGCAAGACCAACTGTACGAGTTCAATATGCAGAGGGAGACGTGGTGTCGCGTGGAGACCACCAGTAGGTTCTGGAGTTTACCTCAAAGGAAACATTTCCGCGCTCACCTCCAGAACAGCTGTGACTTCAGCGCGCTGCAGACCGCGCGCCCCGAGCAGCGCTCCTCCTGGATGGACAGAGACGACAACAGCAGACATCCCGAGCGAAGACACTTCGAGGACAGCT ATAAAAGTCATCAAGTGTTAGGAACTTCAATCAACCTCTGTGAAGATTAA
- the flvcr1 gene encoding choline/ethanolamine transporter FLVCR1: MVAGEFLQEQHVLPDSTPDGSVTEGNTEEDSGYKELSNGSVHITLDPKVLEQELPPPDEKEAMLPGEQNNEALETRLYWRRFAVLGVFSLYSLVNAFQWIQYSIITNIFMDYYNVSSIAIDWLSVVYMVAYVPLIFPATWLLDKKGLRMTALLGAGLNVLGAWVKCASVGPGLFWVTMTAQIICSVAQVFILGLPSRIASVWFGPREVSTACATAVLGNQLGVAIGFLLPPVLVPNTADDKDLMGHNISIMFYGTAGVSTLLFLLTIFVIKDRPPLPPSKAQAVLSTGPAEDYSYKKSIINLFKNKPFILLLISYGIMTGSFYSVSTLLNQMIITHYPGEELNTGRIGLTLVVAGMFGSILCGIWLDRTKTYKLTTLIVYILSFIGMVVFTFTLSLGNLLVIFFTAGVLGFFMTGYLPIGFEFGVEITYPESEGTSSGLLNAFAQVFGIIFTLIQGQLTTDYGPLSGNIFLCAWILLGIVLTALIKSDLKRHGVNVSDINKGQAVPTELPSEKVSSDVKLESSI, translated from the exons ATGGTGGCAGGTGAGTTTCTTCAGGAGCAGCATGTTCTGCCCGACAGCACACCTGACGGCAGTGTCACTGAAGGAAATACAGAGGAGGACAGCGGCTACAAGGAGCTTTCCAATGGATCGGTCCATATAACGCTGGATCCGAAGGTGCTGGAACAGGAGCTTCCACCTCCGGACGAAAAAGAGGCGATGTTGCCCGGCGAACAGAATAACGAAGCTCTGGAGACGAGACTCTACTGGAGGCGGTTTGCCGTTCTTGGTGTGTTCAGCCTCTATTCGCTCGTCAACGCTTTTCAGTGGATCCAGTACAGCATCATTACCAACATCTTCATGGACTATTATAATGTATCTAGCATCGCTATTGACTGGCTCTCTGTGGTCTATATGGTCGCGTATGTGCCTTTAATCTTCCCCGCGACGTGGCTCCTGGATAAGAAGGGGCTGAGGATGACGGCATTGTTAGGGGCCGGACTGAATGTCCTGGGCGCGTGGGTAAAGTGTGCCAGCGTGGGGCCAGGCCTGTTCTGGGTCACCATGACCGCTCAGATCATATGCTCTGTGGCTCAGGTGTTCATCCTCGGCCTCCCCTCCAGAATCGCATCGGTTTGGTTCGGCCCGAGAGAAGTTTCCACGGCCTGTGCCACAGCAGTGTTGGGCAACCAG CTTGGTGTAGCCATTGGTTTCCTGCTCCCACCTGTACTGGTTCCCAACACAGCCGACGACAAAGATCTCATGGGCCACAACATCAGCATAATGTTCTATGGAACAGCTGGAGTTTCAACTCTGCTCTTCCTTTTAACAATATTTG TCATTAAGGACAGACCTCCACTCCCACCCAGCAAAGCACAAGCTGTTCTCTCCACCGGTCCAGCTGAAGACTATTCTTACAAGAAATCAATCATCAACCTCTTCAAGAACAAGCCCTTCATTCTTCTCCTCATCAGCTATG GCATCATGACCGGATCATTCTACTCTGTATCTACACTTCTCAATCAAATGATAATTACTCATTATCCG GGCGAAGAGCTAAACACAGGGAGAATCGGCTTGACTTTGGTGGTGGCTGGAATGTTTGGCTCCATACTGTGTGGAATCTGGTTGGATCGTACTAAAACCTATAA ATTGACTACATTGATCGTCTACATCCTGTCCTTCATTGGAATGGTGGTGTTCACATTCACGCTGAGCTTGGGAAATTTGCTTGTTATCTTTTTTACTGCTGGTGTTCTAGG GTTTTTTATGACTGGTTACCTTCCCATTGGCTTTGAATTTGGCGTCGAAATCACATACCCTGAGTCGGAGGGCACATCATCTGGTCTTCTAAATGCATTTGCACAG GTGTTCGGCATCATTTTTACTCTCATCCAAGGGCAGCTTACCACAGACTATGGCCCACTCAGCGGAAACATTTTCTTGTGTGCTTGGATCCTCCTCGGCATTGTTCTAACAG CTCTGATTAAATCAGACCTCAAAAGACACGGCGTCAATGTGAGCGATATAAACAAAGGACAAGCA GTTCCCACTGAGCTGCCTTCTGAAAAAGTGTCCAGTGATGTCAAGCTGGAGTCTTCAATTTAA